Below is a genomic region from Pseudarthrobacter sulfonivorans.
GGCCTTCCTGGCAACGGGGTTCGGCGAAGTACGGCTCAACACCGCACTGGAAAGCCTGATCACCGATCAGGACGGCAAGGTGGTCGGCGTGGTTGCACTGGCGGACGGCGAACGGGTCTCGATCCATGCGAACCGCGGGGTGATCCTGGCCGCCGGCGGATTCGAACGCGACGCCGCACTGCGGGCCGAGCACCAGTCACCGGACATCACGGGGGAATGGTCCAACGGCGCCCCACAGAACACCGGGGACGCGCTAAAGGCTGGCATCGCCATTGGGGCGGGCACCGAACTGATGGACGAGGCGTGGTTCGTTCCGGGAGTGGTGCGGCCCGACGGCCTGCCGATCTTCCACACCGGCACCCGCGGCGGGATCTGGGTGAACGCCGCCGGGGAGCGCTTCGTCAACGAGACTGCCCCCTACGACCAGTCGGGCCACGCGATCTACCATGGGCACACCCAAACCGATGTCTCGCACCTTGAAGTCCGCTGGGTCTTCGACGAGCACCACCTGGACCGATACAGCATTGGTGGTTCGCCCGACAAGGCGCCGGACGACGAGTGGTTCGAGTCCGGGGCCCTGGTGAAGGCGGATTCCATTGCGGCGCTAGCCGAGCTCATCAACGTTCCGGCCGCGGCCCTGCAGGCCTCGATCGATCGGTACAACGGCTATGCGCAATCAGGTGTGGATGAGCAGTTCCAACGGGGCGAGAGTGCCTGGGACCAGTTCAGCTCCCAGATCGTCGGCTTCCCTGCGGGCCCGGTCATGGCCTACATGGTGCCGCCCGAACAGGGATTGGCCAATCCGCTGCTGCCGCCCATTGGTGCTGGCCCCTACTATGCGGCAACGGTGCGCCTGTCGGACATTGGCACCAAGGGCGGGCTGATCACCGATGAACATGCCCGGGTGCTCACACTCGAGGGCGAGCCGATCGAGGGCCTCTACGCCACGGGCAACACCATGGCGGCGATGTCGGGCCACGTTTATCCCGGCGCGGGAACCCCGATTGGATCGTCCATTGCGTTCAGCTACCAGGCCGTGCTCGACCTCGCGCCTGCAGTAATTCCCGCGCCATAGTCAAACTCCTGGCTCCATCACTTGTTTACACCCGATTTAAGGACACCGAAATGGAATTGAAAACCAAGTTCAGGCTTCACCGAATGTCGGTCTGGGCTGGCGTCGTCGTGTTGATTGCCAACCTCATCGCCTACTTCGTCGTCGGCAAGCTTTTTCCACCGATCTCGCCCACCGCCACCGCCGCGGAGGTGACGGCTTTCCTGACCGCAAACCGTTCGGGCATCTTGTGGGCTGTGGTGATCATGGGCATCTTCGCCCCGTTCTTCTATGCCTTCGCGGTGATCACCAGCCTCCAGATCAGGCGCATTGAGGGCGGCTGGGGAATTCTCTCTATGATCCAGCTGACCACCGCGGTAGTCGCACCCACCGGCTGGGTGTACCCGATGGCAGTGTTGGCCACAGCTGCCTACCGGCCCGACCGCAACCCCGAGCTGATGCTGATGATGAGTGACCAGTTCTGGCTCACCTATGTTGGTGTCGCCGTGATATTCGTGCTGAACATTGCCTCGATCGGTCTGGCGGTAATGGTCGACAAGCGGGCCAATCCGGTGTTCCCGCGCTGGTTCGGCTACCTGAACTTCTTCCTTGCACTCTCGTTCTTCCCGGGCGTCTTCATCTACCTCTTCACCGAGGGGCCGCTGTCTTGGAACGGGCTGTTCGCGCTGTGGATCCCGGCATGTGCCTTCCCGGTCTGGAAGATCGCGATGATCGTCTGCCTGCTGAAGGCGGTCAAGTCCGAGGAACAGGAGGCCCTCCAGGCCCAGGCCCGGGAGACGGCATCGTTGGGCACGGCGAGGGTCGGCTAACCGCCGAACCCGGCGCTATCCTGCGCTCGTTGAGTCCATCCCGGTGGACTCAACGAGCGTGGGCGGGGTTAGCCCGTCGGCCCGTTCCGCATCTGCTTGACCAGGTCCAGCACCACGGCCTGCAGGTCGCCGCCGTGCTCTGCGGCGACGCGGCGCTGCCGCTGGTATCCGGCGCCGCGGCGGATGATCTTCTCGACGTCGGCCAGTTCGTCGGGGCAGCCGAGCTTCGCTGCCACCGGCTCAAGCCGGTTCAGGGTCTCCAGGAGGTGGTCGGTGACCAGCTGTTCGTTGCCGGCCGCGTCGAGGATGATGATGGCCTCCATGCCGTAGCGGGCGGCACGCCACTTGTTCTCCTGGATGTGCCACGGCGGCATGGTGGGGATGGTGCCGCCGTTGTCCAGGGTGGTGGAGAATTCATCCACCAGGCACTGGGTGAGCGCGGCAATCGCGCCCACCTCCTCCAGCGTGGCCAGGCCGTCGCAGATGCGCATTTCGATGGTGCCGAGGTTGGGAACGGGCCGGATGTCCCAGCGGATCTCGGAGAGGGTGTCGATCACACCGGTGGTGAACATGTCCTGGACGTAGGACTCGTATTCGTCCCAGGACGGGAACTGGAAGGGCAGGCCCGCCGTCGGCAGCTGCTGGAACATCAGGGCGCGGTGCGATGCGTAGCCGGTGTCCTCGCCGCCCCAGAACGGGCTCGACGCCGAGAGTGCCTGGAAATGCGGGAAGTAATTGACCAGGCCGTCCAGCACGGGGAGTGCCTTTTCGCGCCGGTCCAGGCCCACGTGGACGTGCACGCCGTAGATGACCATCTGCCGGCCCCACCACTGGGTGCGGTCGATCAGCTTGGCATACCGGGCCTTGTCCGTCACGGGCTGCAGCTGCGGCGGGCTGAACGGGTGGCTGCCGGCGCAGAAAACCTCCACGCCCATGGGATCGGTGATTTCGCGCACCGCGGCCAGGGACCGGCTGAGGTCTTCCTTGGCTTCGACGGCAGTCTCGCAGATGCCGGTGACCAGCTCCACGGTGTTGAGCAGGAGTTCCTGCTTGATGTGCGGGTGTTCGTCGTCTTCGTTGAGTTCGGGGTGCTTGGCAACCACGCCGCTGAGTACTTCGTTGGCCACTGATGCCAGTTCGCCGGTCTGGCCGTCCACCAGGGCCAGCTCCCATTCCACACCAAGAGTTGATTGCTTCGATGAAGCGAAATCAATCTTCATGCGTTCCCCTAACTGTTCAGATATCCCTGGGCACGCGCCGCATTCAAGTCTAATGCAGGGGTAGCATCGTCTTGATGGCCTTGTTCCTTTGGACCCGTGACAGTATTCACAAAACCACCCTCCTTATTGCGGCCGCTGCCGTGGCCGCCCTGACTGCCTGCACGGCGGTTCCCGCCACCGCCCCGGCGACCCCCGGCCCTGCGCCCGCCTCAACCCCGGAATCAGAGCGGCCGACGACGGCACCTCCGTCCGCTTCTCCCTCACCTGACCCCGGGCTGCTGCCGCTGGGCTGGGGCCCCGAGCAGCGGGACCAGGATGTCGCCGGGGCCGCCGTGGCGGCGATGTCGGTCGAGGAGAAGGCCGGCCAGGTGCTGATGCCCGTGTACGCCGGCACGGACGCCGAAGCCCAGGCCGCCACCATTGAGCGCCTCCATCTTGCCGGGTCCATCATTATGGGCGACAACATCCCGCTCGACGCGCGCGGTCAGGCGGATCCGGCTGCCATGACTGCTGTCAACGCCCGGCTGGCCCAGGCCGCCAAGGCCGACGGCAGGCCCTGGCCCGGTCTCATCGGCGTGGACCAGGAGGGCGGGATTGTGGCGCGGCTGGGTGCGCCCCTGACCGAATGGCCAACGGCCCTGAGCTACGGGGCTGCCGGCAATGCGCCACTCGCCAAGGACGCCGGCCGCGCTCTGGCCGCGGAGATCGCGTCGCTGGGCTTCACCGTGGACTTCGCCCCCGATGCCGACGTGACCATCGGCCCAGCAGATCCCACCATCGGTGCCCGGTCAATGTCCGGCAACCCGGACGCAGCGGGAGCACTGGCGGTGGCGTTTTCCCAGGGCATGCAGGAGGCCGGCGTCCTGCCCGCCGTCAAGCACTTCCCCGGCCACGGCTCCGTCACCGTTGACTCGCACCAGGACCTCCCGGTGCAGCCCGCGGGCATCGCGGAACTCGAAGCCCGGGACTGGAAGCCGTTCCGGGCGGCCATCGCCGCCGGTATGCCCATGGTCATGACCGGGCACATCGCCGTACCGGCCTTGGAACCCGGCGTCCCGGCGTCGTTGTCCGGCCCCACCTATGCTGCGCTGCGCGGCATGGGCTTCAAGGGTGTGGCGGTGACCGATGCCCTCAACATGGGCGCAGTCCAGCAGCAATACCCGGGCGGCTCCGCAGCAACCGCGGCGCTCGCCGCGGGCGTGGACCTGCTCCTGATGCCCACGGACGTGGGGCAGGCCCACGCAGCCATCGTTAGCGCTGTCGCGGCCGGAACACTGCCGGCGGCCCGCCTGGACGAAGCAGCTGTCCGCGTGGCCACCATGATGACCTGGCGCGGCCGCGTCACGTCGCCGCCTGCCGGGTCGACCCCCGCCAGCGCAGCCCCCGGCAGCGGCGCCGACATCTCGGCGCGGGTCTCCGCGGCCGCCGTCACGGTGCTGTCCGGACACTGCGGCGCGCCAATCGTCGAGGGAAGCATCCGGATTGCCGGCGGATCAGCGCAGGACCGGGCGCGGTTTGAGGCTGCCGCAGCGAAGGCCGGGCTCGGCACCGGGGCGGGCCCCCTGGTCAGCCTCATCGGTTACGCCGGTCGGCCGGTTGGGGGCGACATTGCCGTGGCACTGGATGCGCCGTGGCCGCTGCAGGATTCCACTGGCCCGGTGAAGATTGCGCTGTACGGCCGCACGCCTGGCGCTTTTGACGCCCTCGTTGCCGTGCTGGCAGGCAAGGCAACTGCCCCGGGAAAGCTGCCCGCCGCCGTCGGAAGCTATCCAGCCGGGACGGGCTGCCCGTAACTTGGCCCGCAACACATCGCCGAATCGGTCAGCGGCGGTTTAATGGACAGGTGCCCATTCTGAATAAAGACATGACCCTGTGTATTTCGCTGTCGGCCCGGCCCAGCAACAACGGGACGCGGTTCCACAACCACCTCTACGACCAGCTGGACCTGAACTGGATCTACAAGGCCTTCGCCCCCGCCGACCTGGCCCAGGCGATCGCCGGCGTCAGGGGCCTGGGAATCCGCGGCTGTGCGGTGTCCATGCCGTACAAGGAGGACGTGATGGCCCTCGTCGATGAGCTGGATCCTTCCGCTAAAGCCATCGATTCGGTCAACACAATCGTGAACACTGACGGGCATCTGAAGGCCTACAACACCGACTACACCGCCATCGAGCAGCTCCTCGCAAGCAACGCCGTGCCCACGGACTACTCGGTGCTGGTCCAAGGTGCCGGCGGCATGGCCAAGGCCACCGTCGCGGCCCTGCGGGACGCCGGCTTCACGGATGTCACCGTCATCGCCCGGAACGAAGACACCGGCCGGGCGCTCGCTGAGCAGTACGGGTTCCAGTGGCGGGCAACGCTCGACGGCGGCACGGCGGACCTGATCATCAACGTCACGCCTATCGGTATGGCAGGCGGCCCGGAAGTGGACTCGCTGTCCTTCCCGGAAGCTGCGATCGCGGCAGCCAAGGTGGTCTTCGACGTCGTGGCGCTGCCTGCAGAGACGCCGCTGATCAAGGCGGCCCGCGCCGCCGGGAAACAGGTGATCACGGGAGCCGAAGTGGCCACCATCCAGGCGCTCGAGCAGTTTGTGCTCTACACCGGTGTCCGGCCCACCGACGAGCAGGTCCAGGCCGCCGAGGACTTTATGCGCGCCCAGTAAGGCCAGGCCTCAGGACGGTTCGCTGCCTTAGACAGGTTCCACCGAGATGGCCACCCGGTCCTCCCCAATGCGGGTCAGGACCAGGGTGGCTGTTTTTTGTCCGGCCTTTTTCCCGGCCACCTTGCTTCCGGCGAACAGCTGCTTGCGCAGTTCCTCCGGAGTTACCGAGGTGCCGCGCTTTTTGATGTCCAGCACCGTGAAGCCGTTCTCCTTCACCCAGGCCTTGAGCGCCTTGACGTTGTACGGCATCACTTCCAGGACCTTGTAGGCGCGGGCGAACGGCGTGTCCACCAGCTCCGGAGCGCAGATGTAGGCGATGTGCTCGTCCAGCAGGTGCCCGCGCAGTTGAAGCGCGACGTCGGCCACCAGTCCGGCGCGGATCACCGCGCCATCGGGCTCATACAGGTAGCCCTCTGCCGGACCCACCGGCGCGGCGGGACCGCCGTCGAAGTCTTCAGCGCTGGTCAGCTCGGCGGCGCCCTGCGGGCCGAGCAGCAGCGCGGCCCGGCGGATTCCGGGCCGGCGCACGGAGTTGAACCACAGGGCCACCTCGGTGACGTCGCCGCCTACCGAGACCCACTGCGCCTCGCAGCCGGCGGGAACTGACTCGTGCGGCATGCCGGGTCCCATTTTGACGCCAACGGCGCGCCCGGTGGCAGCGAGCGATTCCACAAAGGACAGCGGCGGCGAAAACGCCTCAGGATCCCAGATCCTCTTGGTGCCGGACGTGGACGTGACCCGTCGGGCAGGATCCAGCCAGACGCCGTCGACCCCGTCCAATGGGACGGTAGTGGCGTCCGAATGAACCACGGTGGCGTTGGGGAAGGGGATCAGGTTGACCGTGGCGCAGGCGGCCGTGGTTTCGTCCATTTCCACGGCCGTGACCGTGATGTCCATCGATGCCAGTGCCAGGGAGTCCGCGGCAAGGCCGCAGCCGAGGTCGGCCACGTGGCGGACGCCGGCCTGCGCAAAGCGCTCGGCATGCCGAGCAGCAACAGTGAGGCGCGTGGCCTGTTCCAGCCCGGCCTGCGTGAAGAGCATGCTCCGGGCGAACTCGCCGAACTTCAGCTCGGCCTTGGTGCGGAGCCGGGACTGGGTGAGGACGGCGGAGACCAGTGCGGGGGAGTGCCCGGCCTTGCGGAGGGCCGCGTTGAGCTCGAAGGACTTGTCCTCGCGGTACGGGCCCAGGGACGCCAGGAGCTCCCAGCCTTCGCTCGTGAGCAGTGGGGCGATCTGGTCCTGCGGTGCTTGAGCCATGGGTTCAAGCCTAGTGGAGGTGGCCCGGCGGCCAGATCCGGCTAGGGTTGAAGGCATGGAAGACAGCGCAGGCACCCAGCCGTCCGGACTACCCCAAGCCAGCAACCCGGACCTGGTGAAGTTCGCCCGCCCCGCGCTGATTGCAGGATCCGCAGTGGCCGTGGTCTGCGTCGCGCTGCTCATTATCATCTTCTTCCTGGACACGTTCAACGCCACTGTCTACTCCGTGGGCGGCAAGAATATCCAGGAC
It encodes:
- a CDS encoding FAD-dependent oxidoreductase, with amino-acid sequence MSINEDETAGVNTFDVIVVGSGGGLVGAYLAASRGLRTLVIEKTEKVGGTTAYSGAGIWYPGSAPIERAGITNSLEEGRTYLRTAVNDPAREARQDAYLQAGIDVIDELERNEWFGKFEFMPVPDYYSSIPGASPSGRTIFPAPVTVEELGEEAELIRKPLFTERWGIDEGTLLTGGRALIGRALKAFLATGFGEVRLNTALESLITDQDGKVVGVVALADGERVSIHANRGVILAAGGFERDAALRAEHQSPDITGEWSNGAPQNTGDALKAGIAIGAGTELMDEAWFVPGVVRPDGLPIFHTGTRGGIWVNAAGERFVNETAPYDQSGHAIYHGHTQTDVSHLEVRWVFDEHHLDRYSIGGSPDKAPDDEWFESGALVKADSIAALAELINVPAAALQASIDRYNGYAQSGVDEQFQRGESAWDQFSSQIVGFPAGPVMAYMVPPEQGLANPLLPPIGAGPYYAATVRLSDIGTKGGLITDEHARVLTLEGEPIEGLYATGNTMAAMSGHVYPGAGTPIGSSIAFSYQAVLDLAPAVIPAP
- a CDS encoding glutamate--cysteine ligase: MKIDFASSKQSTLGVEWELALVDGQTGELASVANEVLSGVVAKHPELNEDDEHPHIKQELLLNTVELVTGICETAVEAKEDLSRSLAAVREITDPMGVEVFCAGSHPFSPPQLQPVTDKARYAKLIDRTQWWGRQMVIYGVHVHVGLDRREKALPVLDGLVNYFPHFQALSASSPFWGGEDTGYASHRALMFQQLPTAGLPFQFPSWDEYESYVQDMFTTGVIDTLSEIRWDIRPVPNLGTIEMRICDGLATLEEVGAIAALTQCLVDEFSTTLDNGGTIPTMPPWHIQENKWRAARYGMEAIIILDAAGNEQLVTDHLLETLNRLEPVAAKLGCPDELADVEKIIRRGAGYQRQRRVAAEHGGDLQAVVLDLVKQMRNGPTG
- a CDS encoding glycoside hydrolase family 3 protein, with amino-acid sequence MSVEEKAGQVLMPVYAGTDAEAQAATIERLHLAGSIIMGDNIPLDARGQADPAAMTAVNARLAQAAKADGRPWPGLIGVDQEGGIVARLGAPLTEWPTALSYGAAGNAPLAKDAGRALAAEIASLGFTVDFAPDADVTIGPADPTIGARSMSGNPDAAGALAVAFSQGMQEAGVLPAVKHFPGHGSVTVDSHQDLPVQPAGIAELEARDWKPFRAAIAAGMPMVMTGHIAVPALEPGVPASLSGPTYAALRGMGFKGVAVTDALNMGAVQQQYPGGSAATAALAAGVDLLLMPTDVGQAHAAIVSAVAAGTLPAARLDEAAVRVATMMTWRGRVTSPPAGSTPASAAPGSGADISARVSAAAVTVLSGHCGAPIVEGSIRIAGGSAQDRARFEAAAAKAGLGTGAGPLVSLIGYAGRPVGGDIAVALDAPWPLQDSTGPVKIALYGRTPGAFDALVAVLAGKATAPGKLPAAVGSYPAGTGCP
- a CDS encoding shikimate 5-dehydrogenase → MPILNKDMTLCISLSARPSNNGTRFHNHLYDQLDLNWIYKAFAPADLAQAIAGVRGLGIRGCAVSMPYKEDVMALVDELDPSAKAIDSVNTIVNTDGHLKAYNTDYTAIEQLLASNAVPTDYSVLVQGAGGMAKATVAALRDAGFTDVTVIARNEDTGRALAEQYGFQWRATLDGGTADLIINVTPIGMAGGPEVDSLSFPEAAIAAAKVVFDVVALPAETPLIKAARAAGKQVITGAEVATIQALEQFVLYTGVRPTDEQVQAAEDFMRAQ
- a CDS encoding class I SAM-dependent methyltransferase, which gives rise to MAQAPQDQIAPLLTSEGWELLASLGPYREDKSFELNAALRKAGHSPALVSAVLTQSRLRTKAELKFGEFARSMLFTQAGLEQATRLTVAARHAERFAQAGVRHVADLGCGLAADSLALASMDITVTAVEMDETTAACATVNLIPFPNATVVHSDATTVPLDGVDGVWLDPARRVTSTSGTKRIWDPEAFSPPLSFVESLAATGRAVGVKMGPGMPHESVPAGCEAQWVSVGGDVTEVALWFNSVRRPGIRRAALLLGPQGAAELTSAEDFDGGPAAPVGPAEGYLYEPDGAVIRAGLVADVALQLRGHLLDEHIAYICAPELVDTPFARAYKVLEVMPYNVKALKAWVKENGFTVLDIKKRGTSVTPEELRKQLFAGSKVAGKKAGQKTATLVLTRIGEDRVAISVEPV